In the Paramormyrops kingsleyae isolate MSU_618 chromosome 6, PKINGS_0.4, whole genome shotgun sequence genome, one interval contains:
- the LOC111840296 gene encoding probable peptidyl-tRNA hydrolase 2 isoform X2 gives MEPRQQAAPEPTSQEVNLVYLQQLRELDIPEEAAKQALLHTRNVSAEEAAMYYFNKLENEEEDDEDVLFKMVFVINMDLSMGVGKVATQVGHAAVGLYQTLQGNPSWRELAWKWDSTGSKKVVMQATNTAHLLELQALAASLSLPTYLVQDTGQNLVEPNLRTVLAIVGEEERVNNVTGSLKLL, from the exons ATGGAGCCCAGACAGCAGGCAGCCCCAGAGCCGACTTCCCAGGAAGTTAACCTCGTCTACCTGCAGCAGCTCCGGGAGCTCGATATCCCCGAAGAGGCTGCCAAGCAG GCTCTCCTCCACACCAGGAACGTGTCTGCTGAGGAGGCTGCTATGTACTACTTCAACAAACTGGAGAATGAG GAGGAAGATGATGAAGATGTACTTTTCAAGATGGTGTTCGTAATCAATATGGACCTGTCCATGGGTGTGGGAAAG GTGGCAACACAGGTGGGACACGCTGCTGTGGGACTGTACCAGACTCTACAGGGTAACCCCAGCTGGAGAGAGCTGGCCTGGAAGTGGGACAGCACTGG ATCAAAGAAGGTGGTGATGCAGGCCACCAACACGGCACACCTGCTGGAGCTCCAGGCCCTGGCCGCCAGCCTCAGCCTACCCACATACCTGGTGCAGGACACGGGCCAGAATCTG GTGGAGCCCAACTTGCGCACGGTATTAGCCATCGTTGGGGAGGAGGAGCGAGTGAACAACGTGACTGGGAGTTTGAAACTACTTTGA
- the LOC111840296 gene encoding probable peptidyl-tRNA hydrolase 2 isoform X1: MTLTSSHMLSVKLANQLAITPLSSYLYRRERRTMEPRQQAAPEPTSQEVNLVYLQQLRELDIPEEAAKQALLHTRNVSAEEAAMYYFNKLENEEEDDEDVLFKMVFVINMDLSMGVGKVATQVGHAAVGLYQTLQGNPSWRELAWKWDSTGSKKVVMQATNTAHLLELQALAASLSLPTYLVQDTGQNLVEPNLRTVLAIVGEEERVNNVTGSLKLL; the protein is encoded by the exons ATGACATTGACGTCATCCCATATGCTATCCGTGAAGCTTGCTAACCAGCTCGCCATCACCCCGCTTAGCTCCTATTTATATCGGAGAGAACGC AGAACAATGGAGCCCAGACAGCAGGCAGCCCCAGAGCCGACTTCCCAGGAAGTTAACCTCGTCTACCTGCAGCAGCTCCGGGAGCTCGATATCCCCGAAGAGGCTGCCAAGCAG GCTCTCCTCCACACCAGGAACGTGTCTGCTGAGGAGGCTGCTATGTACTACTTCAACAAACTGGAGAATGAG GAGGAAGATGATGAAGATGTACTTTTCAAGATGGTGTTCGTAATCAATATGGACCTGTCCATGGGTGTGGGAAAG GTGGCAACACAGGTGGGACACGCTGCTGTGGGACTGTACCAGACTCTACAGGGTAACCCCAGCTGGAGAGAGCTGGCCTGGAAGTGGGACAGCACTGG ATCAAAGAAGGTGGTGATGCAGGCCACCAACACGGCACACCTGCTGGAGCTCCAGGCCCTGGCCGCCAGCCTCAGCCTACCCACATACCTGGTGCAGGACACGGGCCAGAATCTG GTGGAGCCCAACTTGCGCACGGTATTAGCCATCGTTGGGGAGGAGGAGCGAGTGAACAACGTGACTGGGAGTTTGAAACTACTTTGA
- the LOC111840295 gene encoding SRSF protein kinase 3 isoform X1: protein MQQKPCVGQLRTDRTPTLTNTGQSGQPDDVSRFLKMDREMMCDQDSPSEYRHRGYYLVQVGDILNGRYKVLTKLGWGYFSTVWLCLDLRLSRRVALKVLRSGPGFTQVAQDELALLRCAGGPSSKHMHSQRIVRLLDDFKVVGENGIHMCLVLELLGPDLYSWQECFGEPGLSVLWVKHIIKQVLQGLDYLHTKCKIIHTDIKPENVLLCFGTQSNSQTAGGDVGSTQTTGQETQSRNGDGKDPWTSTALEDITVKIADLGSSCWVYKHFSEEIQTRQYRSLEVLLGAEYGPPADIWSVACMAFELVTGDALFEPKAGRCFSLEEDHIAHIIELLGRIPATVALSGKYSTEYFDRRGNLLRIRVLRPWSLYEVLVEKYHCGLKEASLFSDFLLNMLDFLPDRRATATQCLSHPWLSS, encoded by the exons ATGCAACAAAAGCCATGTGTGGGACAGCTACGGACCGACAGGACCCCGACTCT aaCTAACACAGGCCAATCCGGCCAACCAgatgatgtcagcaggttcCTGAAGATGGACCGAGAAATGATGTGTGACCAGGACAGTCCCAGCGAGTACCGTCACA GGGGATACTACCTGGTGCAGGTGGGGGACATATTAAACGGACGCTACAAAGTGCTGACCAAGCTCGGATGGGGCTACTTTTCCACTGTATGGCTCTGTTTGGACctcag GCTCTCCCGGCGAGTGGCTCTGAAGGTGTTGAGGAGCGGGCCCGGCTTCACACAGGTGGCGCAGGACGAACTGGCCCTGCTGCgctgt GCAGGTGGCCCCAGCAGTAAGCATATGCACAGCCAGCGCATTGTCCGGCTGCTGGATGACTTTAAAGTGGTCGGCGAGAACGGGATCC ACATGTGTCTGGTTCTGGAGCTGCTTGGCCCAGACCTGTATAGCTGGCAGGAATGTTTTGGAGAACCTGGACTTTCTGTGCTCTGGGTTAAACATATCATTAAACAG GTTCTGCAGGGACTTGACTATTTACATACCAAGTGTAAAataatacacacagacataaagCCAGAAAATGTGCTGCTGTGCTTTGGAACGCAATCAAACAGTcagacagcagggggcgacgtAGGATCAACACAGACCACTGGCCAAGAAACACAATCCAGGAATGGTGATG GAAAGGACCCTTGGACATCGACGGCACTGGAGGACATCACGGTGAAGATCGCAGACCTGGGCAGCTCCTGTTGGGTG TATAAGCACTTCTCTGAAGAAATCCAGACGCGTCAATACCGATCTCTGGAGGTGCTTCTGGGTGCAGAGTACGGCCCGCCGGCTGACATCTGGAGTGTCGCGTGCATG GCATTTGAACTGGTGACTGGAGATGCCTTGTTTGAACCTAAAGCTGGACGCTGCTTCTCTTTAGAGGAAG ACCACATTGCTCATATTATTGAGCTTCTGGGAAGAATCCCTGCCACAGTGGCTCTTTCTGGAAAATACTCCACCGAGTACTTCGACCGCAGAG GAAACCTTCTCAGGATCCGAGTGCTGCGTCCCTGGAGTTTGTACGAAGTCTTGGTGGAGAAGTACCACTGTGGGCTGAAGGAGGCCTCGCTGTTCTCGGATTTCCTGTTGAACATGCTGGACTTCCTTCCGGACAGGAGGGCCACTGCGACCCAGTGCCTCAGCCATCCCTGGCTCAGCTCCTGA
- the LOC111840295 gene encoding SRSF protein kinase 3 isoform X2 gives MDREMMCDQDSPSEYRHRGYYLVQVGDILNGRYKVLTKLGWGYFSTVWLCLDLRLSRRVALKVLRSGPGFTQVAQDELALLRCAGGPSSKHMHSQRIVRLLDDFKVVGENGIHMCLVLELLGPDLYSWQECFGEPGLSVLWVKHIIKQVLQGLDYLHTKCKIIHTDIKPENVLLCFGTQSNSQTAGGDVGSTQTTGQETQSRNGDGKDPWTSTALEDITVKIADLGSSCWVYKHFSEEIQTRQYRSLEVLLGAEYGPPADIWSVACMAFELVTGDALFEPKAGRCFSLEEDHIAHIIELLGRIPATVALSGKYSTEYFDRRGNLLRIRVLRPWSLYEVLVEKYHCGLKEASLFSDFLLNMLDFLPDRRATATQCLSHPWLSS, from the exons ATGGACCGAGAAATGATGTGTGACCAGGACAGTCCCAGCGAGTACCGTCACA GGGGATACTACCTGGTGCAGGTGGGGGACATATTAAACGGACGCTACAAAGTGCTGACCAAGCTCGGATGGGGCTACTTTTCCACTGTATGGCTCTGTTTGGACctcag GCTCTCCCGGCGAGTGGCTCTGAAGGTGTTGAGGAGCGGGCCCGGCTTCACACAGGTGGCGCAGGACGAACTGGCCCTGCTGCgctgt GCAGGTGGCCCCAGCAGTAAGCATATGCACAGCCAGCGCATTGTCCGGCTGCTGGATGACTTTAAAGTGGTCGGCGAGAACGGGATCC ACATGTGTCTGGTTCTGGAGCTGCTTGGCCCAGACCTGTATAGCTGGCAGGAATGTTTTGGAGAACCTGGACTTTCTGTGCTCTGGGTTAAACATATCATTAAACAG GTTCTGCAGGGACTTGACTATTTACATACCAAGTGTAAAataatacacacagacataaagCCAGAAAATGTGCTGCTGTGCTTTGGAACGCAATCAAACAGTcagacagcagggggcgacgtAGGATCAACACAGACCACTGGCCAAGAAACACAATCCAGGAATGGTGATG GAAAGGACCCTTGGACATCGACGGCACTGGAGGACATCACGGTGAAGATCGCAGACCTGGGCAGCTCCTGTTGGGTG TATAAGCACTTCTCTGAAGAAATCCAGACGCGTCAATACCGATCTCTGGAGGTGCTTCTGGGTGCAGAGTACGGCCCGCCGGCTGACATCTGGAGTGTCGCGTGCATG GCATTTGAACTGGTGACTGGAGATGCCTTGTTTGAACCTAAAGCTGGACGCTGCTTCTCTTTAGAGGAAG ACCACATTGCTCATATTATTGAGCTTCTGGGAAGAATCCCTGCCACAGTGGCTCTTTCTGGAAAATACTCCACCGAGTACTTCGACCGCAGAG GAAACCTTCTCAGGATCCGAGTGCTGCGTCCCTGGAGTTTGTACGAAGTCTTGGTGGAGAAGTACCACTGTGGGCTGAAGGAGGCCTCGCTGTTCTCGGATTTCCTGTTGAACATGCTGGACTTCCTTCCGGACAGGAGGGCCACTGCGACCCAGTGCCTCAGCCATCCCTGGCTCAGCTCCTGA
- the LOC111840318 gene encoding ankyrin repeat and SOCS box protein 5-like isoform X1, which produces MGNPLCYSLTLNELFCSLYLCWLSSRAMGFSISSLSRAEVRCAKPLGPALPRRTYQYAPKYNYKWTEVHYEASRGNLDKLRMLLFTLDREQIDRRDYYGKTPLYWAAYKGQRASLELLLRHGADVNAQCKHGSTPLHATVGLFPECALILIRHGADVDLPDVWGVTPMYQAACSGQVQCIHLLVRAGARINYKNKKTGEAPKQLSVRPALLNWLESLLREPHSLKHQCRQVVHRALGPARIWALGSLPLPPAIRDYLMFQDLQIPDSTGLGPSEDQAFG; this is translated from the exons ATGGGTAACCCACTGTGTTACTCGCTAACACTAAATGAGCTCTTCTGTTCCTTGTACTTGTGTTGGCTTTCATCGAGGGCCATGGGCTTCTCCATCAGCTCACTGTCACGAGCTGAAGTGCGCTGTGCAAAGCCACTCGGTCCCGCGCTACCTCGCCGCACCTACCAGTATGCGCCGAAATACAACTACAAGTGGACTGAGGTCCACTACGAAGCGAGCCGTGGAAACCTGGACAAGCTGCGCATGCTCCTCTTCACCTTGG ACAGAGAACAGATTGACAGGAGGGACTACTATGGGAAAACACCTCTGTACTGGGCAGCGTACAAGGGTCAGAGGGCATCCTTAGAGTTACTTCTGAGGCACGGAGCAGATGTTAACGCCCAGTGTAAACATGGCAGTACCCCTCTGCATGCCACAGTGGGGCTATTTCCCGAGTGTGCTCTCATTCTCATAAGG CATGGGGCTGATGTGGATCTCCCAGATGTCTGGGGGGTCACGCCCATGTACCAAGCAGCTTGCAGTGGCCAGGTGCAGTGCATCCATCTGCTGGTTAGGGCTGGAGCCAGGATCAACTACAAGAACAAG aAGACGGGCGAGGCTCCAAAGCAGCTGTCCGTCAGACCTGCTCTGCTGAACTGGCTGGAGAGCCTGTTGCGAGAGCCACACTCCCTCAAGCACCAGTGTCGTCAGGTGGTGCACCGTGCCCTGGGCCCGGCCCGCATCTGGGCCCTGGGCTCCCTCCCACTACCTCCAGCTATCAGGGACTACCTCATGTTCCAGGATCTGCAGATCCCTGACAGTACAGGGCTGGGTCCTTCAGAGGATCAGGCCTTTGGGTAA
- the LOC111840318 gene encoding ankyrin repeat and SOCS box protein 7-like isoform X2: MPHITADKDPKFLSAFVGYAAHCHELKCAVQSHSVPRYLAAPTSMRRNTTTSGLRSTTKRAVETWTSCACSSSPWHGADVDLPDVWGVTPMYQAACSGQVQCIHLLVRAGARINYKNKKTGEAPKQLSVRPALLNWLESLLREPHSLKHQCRQVVHRALGPARIWALGSLPLPPAIRDYLMFQDLQIPDSTGLGPSEDQAFG, encoded by the exons ATGCCGCATATTACTGCTGATAAAGACCCGAAGTTCCTGTCAGCGTTCGTCGGATACGCAG CTCACTGTCACGAGCTGAAGTGCGCTGTGCAAAGCCACTCGGTCCCGCGCTACCTCGCCGCACCTACCAGTATGCGCCGAAATACAACTACAAGTGGACTGAGGTCCACTACGAAGCGAGCCGTGGAAACCTGGACAAGCTGCGCATGCTCCTCTTCACCTTGG CATGGGGCTGATGTGGATCTCCCAGATGTCTGGGGGGTCACGCCCATGTACCAAGCAGCTTGCAGTGGCCAGGTGCAGTGCATCCATCTGCTGGTTAGGGCTGGAGCCAGGATCAACTACAAGAACAAG aAGACGGGCGAGGCTCCAAAGCAGCTGTCCGTCAGACCTGCTCTGCTGAACTGGCTGGAGAGCCTGTTGCGAGAGCCACACTCCCTCAAGCACCAGTGTCGTCAGGTGGTGCACCGTGCCCTGGGCCCGGCCCGCATCTGGGCCCTGGGCTCCCTCCCACTACCTCCAGCTATCAGGGACTACCTCATGTTCCAGGATCTGCAGATCCCTGACAGTACAGGGCTGGGTCCTTCAGAGGATCAGGCCTTTGGGTAA